The Agromyces mariniharenae sequence CTCACGATCATCTGGGCGAAGGACGTCGAGGACGGACACGTCAAGGGCTTCATCGTCCCGACGTCCACTCCCGGCTACTCCGCCACGAAGATCGAGGGCAAGATCAGCCTGCGCCCCGTGCAGAACGCGGACATCACCCTCGACCACGTGCGGGTGCCCGAGTCGCTCCGGCTCCAGCGCGCGGACTCGTTCCGCGACACGGCGAGCGTCCTGCGCCTGACCCGCGCCGAGGTGGCCTGGGCCGCCGTCGGCACGGCGATCGGCGCCTACGAGGCCGCCGTGAGGTACGCCGGCGAGCGCGTGCAGTTCGGCCGGACGATCGGCTCCCACCAGCTCATCCAGGACCTGCTCGTGAAGTGCCTGGGCAACATCACCGCCTCGATCGGCATGGTGGTGCGCGTGTCCGAGCTGCTCGACGCCGGCGAGCAGCGCGACGAGCACTCCGCCCTCGCCAAGGCGTATGCCACCTCCCGCATGCGCGAGACCGTGGCATGGGCGCGCGAGGCGATGGGCGGCAACGGCATCGTGCTCGACCACGACGCCGCCCGGTTCTTCGCCGACGCCGAGGCCCTCTACTCCTACGAGGGCACACGCGAGATGAACACCCTCATTGTCGGCCGGAAGATCACCGGGACCGCCGCGTTCGTCTGAGACTCGCGCGATAGCCTTGGACGCATGACCACCGGCCGACGCCGCACGCTCATCGGCGCGTACGCGACGTTCGCGCTGTTCACCGTCCTCGCCGGCCAGTTCTGGCGCAACCTGCTCGGCTGGTGGGGCTTCACGGCGGTCGCGCTCGCGGTCGTCGTCGGGGCGGTGATCCTGATCGTCGCCGAGAAGCCCACGTGGCGGTGGCGCCGGGTTCCGAAGTCGACGATCGCGTTCGTCGGGCTCGCGGTGCTGTCGATCGCGTGGTCGTTCTACCCCGCGGCATCCGTGCTCGGCGTCGTCATCACGCTCGTCACGACGTTCACCGGCGTCGCGCTCGCGCTGTGCCTCACGTGGACGCGGATCGA is a genomic window containing:
- a CDS encoding acyl-CoA dehydrogenase family protein, with protein sequence MPFEPLASDFYSYESLLDDRERAAIAELREWLEAEVRPVINGYWERAEFPTQFVKPLADLGVLSYAWDETRPFPNSAVFRGFVAMELARVDASIATFVGVQNGLVTGALSRCGSDEQRAEWIPKLASGELVGAFGLTEPLSGSDSAQGLRTTATRDGDEWVLTGAKRWIGNATFSDLTIIWAKDVEDGHVKGFIVPTSTPGYSATKIEGKISLRPVQNADITLDHVRVPESLRLQRADSFRDTASVLRLTRAEVAWAAVGTAIGAYEAAVRYAGERVQFGRTIGSHQLIQDLLVKCLGNITASIGMVVRVSELLDAGEQRDEHSALAKAYATSRMRETVAWAREAMGGNGIVLDHDAARFFADAEALYSYEGTREMNTLIVGRKITGTAAFV